The proteins below come from a single Streptococcus canis genomic window:
- a CDS encoding bifunctional 4-hydroxy-2-oxoglutarate aldolase/2-dehydro-3-deoxy-phosphogluconate aldolase, which translates to MGKIETLTKLKANRLVLVVRGESSQEALACSLASIEGGIKTIEVTYTNPFASEVIGQLAERFKEDTDVLIGAGTILDDITARQAILAGAQFIVGPNFNQAVERLCHRYGVPYLPGCMTVTEVVTALESGVDMVKLFPGSTVGMPFIQAIKSPLPQVEVMVTGGVNEGNVTDWLAAGAQVLGIGGEFNRLASQGKFETITQRAAMYVKLAKDC; encoded by the coding sequence ATGGGAAAAATAGAAACCTTAACCAAACTTAAGGCTAATCGGCTTGTCCTGGTTGTACGAGGAGAGTCTAGTCAGGAAGCTTTAGCTTGCAGCCTGGCCAGTATTGAAGGTGGCATTAAGACAATTGAAGTCACCTATACTAACCCCTTTGCTAGTGAGGTTATCGGTCAATTGGCTGAACGCTTCAAAGAAGATACTGATGTTTTAATTGGTGCTGGAACAATTTTGGATGATATTACCGCTCGCCAAGCTATTTTAGCTGGTGCTCAATTTATTGTCGGTCCCAATTTCAATCAGGCAGTGGAAAGACTTTGTCATCGCTATGGTGTTCCTTATTTACCAGGCTGTATGACCGTTACAGAAGTGGTAACTGCTCTGGAATCAGGTGTTGATATGGTGAAACTTTTCCCTGGTTCCACAGTCGGCATGCCCTTTATTCAGGCAATCAAATCTCCTTTGCCCCAAGTAGAGGTCATGGTGACAGGCGGTGTCAATGAAGGGAACGTCACAGACTGGTTGGCTGCTGGAGCGCAAGTCTTGGGAATTGGCGGGGAGTTTAACCGCTTGGCCAGTCAAGGGAAATTTGAGACCATTACCCAAAGAGCAGCGATGTATGTTAAGTTAGCCAAGGATTGTTAA
- a CDS encoding PTS sugar transporter subunit IIA, whose translation MIAIIVMGHGHFASGIVSSLELITGQQEKVTAIDFTAEMTATDVEDQLSQALVPEEETLILCDLLGGTPFKVAATLMESRPQTKWNVLAGLNLSMLIEASFARQTAASFDDLVTTLLTSSKEGIVDWQSLSQQEDDAITDDLGGI comes from the coding sequence ATGATTGCTATTATTGTTATGGGACATGGGCACTTTGCGAGTGGGATTGTCTCATCCCTCGAGTTAATTACAGGGCAACAAGAAAAGGTCACTGCTATTGATTTTACTGCTGAGATGACTGCCACTGATGTAGAAGACCAATTATCTCAAGCCTTGGTTCCAGAAGAAGAGACCTTGATTCTTTGTGACCTTCTTGGGGGAACCCCTTTTAAAGTTGCTGCCACCCTAATGGAATCCCGTCCTCAAACCAAATGGAACGTCTTAGCTGGTCTTAATCTAAGCATGCTGATTGAAGCTAGTTTTGCCAGACAAACAGCAGCATCTTTCGATGATCTGGTCACAACTCTCTTAACCTCTTCAAAAGAAGGTATTGTCGATTGGCAGTCACTTTCTCAACAAGAAGATGATGCGATAACTGATGACTTAGGAGGTATTTAA
- a CDS encoding metallophosphoesterase yields MTRLAIMSDLHLDLNHFGPFERNTLIELLKHEKIDHLHLAGDMANHFYQDTEPFLAALANEVTVTFNLGNHDMLDVAEADIETLDFKTYALNPSTTLLAFHGWYDYGFSEEMAGADYVAFKNRFWFDRRLKRPLTDPELTKEICQTLEKTLAALSDQTLIVAMHFVPHSIFTLKHPKVKAFNAFLGSPAFHDIFRRYGVKEVVFGHNHKRFSPQTIDGVTYQSRPLGYTKEWQLTRAFIQKNPPTTIRGNWTPNKAYHAIKDLATFKAYQTEHLATELRDAMIIFDIDDERTIP; encoded by the coding sequence ATGACACGACTTGCAATCATGAGCGATCTTCATCTGGATCTCAACCACTTTGGACCTTTTGAGCGGAATACACTGATTGAGCTGCTCAAGCACGAAAAAATTGACCATCTCCATTTGGCAGGTGATATGGCCAACCATTTTTATCAGGACACTGAGCCCTTTCTTGCTGCCTTGGCTAATGAGGTCACCGTTACCTTTAATCTGGGCAACCACGATATGCTGGATGTGGCCGAAGCTGACATTGAAACACTCGACTTCAAGACTTATGCCCTTAATCCTAGCACCACGCTTCTTGCCTTTCACGGCTGGTACGACTATGGTTTTTCTGAGGAAATGGCTGGCGCGGATTATGTGGCCTTCAAGAACCGTTTCTGGTTTGACCGTCGGCTGAAACGGCCCTTGACGGATCCTGAACTCACAAAGGAGATTTGTCAAACCTTAGAAAAGACATTAGCTGCGCTTTCTGATCAGACCCTCATTGTGGCCATGCATTTTGTCCCCCACAGCATCTTTACCCTCAAACACCCAAAGGTAAAAGCCTTCAATGCTTTCTTAGGGAGCCCTGCTTTTCACGATATTTTTCGACGCTACGGTGTGAAAGAGGTTGTTTTTGGGCACAATCACAAGCGTTTTTCTCCTCAAACCATTGACGGGGTCACCTATCAATCAAGACCTCTAGGCTACACTAAGGAATGGCAGTTAACACGTGCCTTTATCCAGAAAAATCCCCCTACAACCATCCGAGGAAACTGGACCCCTAACAAGGCCTACCATGCCATCAAGGACCTAGCAACTTTTAAGGCTTATCAAACAGAGCATTTAGCGACTGAATTGCGAGATGCCATGATTATTTTTGACATTGATGACGAAAGGACAATACCATAA
- a CDS encoding RpiB/LacA/LacB family sugar-phosphate isomerase has product MKIALINENSQAAKNGIIYDALTSVTDKHGYQVFNYGMYGTEGESQLTYVQNGLLASILLTTKAADFVVTGCGTGVGAMLALNSFPGVTCGFASEPTEAYLFSQINGGNALSIPFAKGFGWGAELNLTLIFERLFAEPMGGGYPKERAIPEQRNARILSDLKKITYRDLLAIVKDIDQDFLKETVSGAHFKEYFFANAEPSELVTYLKTVLEQ; this is encoded by the coding sequence ATGAAAATTGCATTAATTAATGAAAATAGCCAAGCGGCTAAAAATGGTATTATTTACGATGCCCTTACCTCAGTGACAGATAAACACGGCTATCAAGTCTTTAACTATGGCATGTATGGCACAGAAGGCGAAAGTCAGTTGACCTATGTTCAAAATGGACTCTTAGCTTCTATTTTATTGACCACTAAGGCGGCCGATTTTGTGGTGACTGGTTGTGGGACAGGTGTTGGAGCTATGTTGGCCTTGAACAGCTTTCCAGGGGTTACCTGTGGCTTTGCAAGTGAGCCAACAGAAGCCTACCTCTTTTCTCAAATCAATGGTGGTAATGCCTTGTCTATTCCCTTTGCCAAAGGCTTTGGTTGGGGAGCAGAGTTGAATTTGACCTTAATATTTGAACGCCTCTTTGCAGAACCGATGGGTGGTGGTTACCCTAAAGAGCGGGCTATTCCTGAACAACGTAATGCTCGTATTTTAAGTGATTTGAAAAAGATTACTTATAGGGATTTGTTGGCGATTGTCAAAGACATCGACCAAGACTTCCTCAAAGAAACAGTTTCTGGAGCTCATTTCAAAGAGTACTTCTTTGCTAATGCAGAGCCGTCAGAATTAGTGACTTATTTGAAGACAGTGCTTGAACAGTAA
- a CDS encoding sugar kinase has product MSKLLLVGEPLIRVSPNQCQPLTNACDAQLFFGGSEVNIARTLAGFGLEARLFTALPDNPIGHTFNQFLKQSGVDMGVTAWQGNRVGLYYLENGFGCRASQVYYDRCGSSFSALDKNGLNLAAIFEDISHFHFSGISLALGKKTQDLIEILAREAKKRDICVSFDLNFRSSMIAVADAKRLFSHFAQYADIVFGMEPLLLDSDDFGMFDRNKADATMIIERLAGLYQRYQLQAIYHTERSTDAQGSNHFKAYAYEGQFYESCEVTTPVLQRVGSGDAFVAGLLYQLLEGNEKQTSLDFAVATASLKCTVAEDQLYHSVQQVEAILSNQRDVQR; this is encoded by the coding sequence ATGTCTAAATTATTATTGGTTGGTGAACCGCTGATTCGCGTTAGTCCCAATCAGTGTCAACCCTTGACCAATGCCTGCGACGCTCAGCTTTTTTTCGGCGGTTCAGAAGTCAATATTGCAAGAACCTTAGCCGGTTTTGGCTTAGAAGCAAGGCTATTTACCGCCCTACCTGACAATCCTATCGGCCATACTTTCAATCAATTTTTAAAACAAAGTGGGGTGGATATGGGGGTGACGGCTTGGCAGGGCAACCGAGTTGGGCTGTATTACTTGGAAAATGGCTTTGGCTGTCGGGCTAGTCAGGTTTATTATGACCGCTGTGGCTCTAGCTTTTCAGCTTTAGATAAAAACGGTCTTAATTTAGCTGCCATTTTTGAAGACATTAGTCACTTTCATTTTAGTGGAATCAGTTTGGCGCTGGGTAAAAAAACTCAGGACCTGATTGAGATACTTGCGAGAGAAGCTAAGAAAAGGGATATTTGTGTTTCCTTTGACCTTAACTTTCGGTCTAGTATGATTGCCGTAGCTGATGCTAAACGACTCTTTTCCCACTTTGCTCAATACGCGGATATTGTTTTTGGCATGGAACCTTTGCTATTAGACAGTGATGATTTTGGCATGTTTGATAGGAACAAGGCAGATGCTACGATGATTATAGAACGTCTGGCAGGACTTTATCAGCGTTATCAGTTACAAGCTATTTACCATACGGAGCGATCGACTGATGCCCAAGGCAGCAATCATTTCAAGGCTTATGCCTATGAAGGACAGTTTTATGAATCCTGTGAAGTGACGACCCCAGTCTTGCAACGGGTTGGAAGTGGTGATGCTTTTGTGGCAGGCTTGCTTTATCAGTTGTTAGAAGGCAACGAAAAGCAGACCAGCCTTGATTTTGCAGTGGCAACAGCTAGCCTAAAGTGTACGGTAGCTGAAGACCAGCTCTATCACAGCGTCCAACAAGTCGAAGCTATTTTAAGCAATCAACGAGATGTTCAGAGGTAA
- a CDS encoding gluconate 5-dehydrogenase, translated as MKDMFSLQGKIALITGASYGIGFEIAKAYAQAGATIVFNDINQELVDKGLAAYQELGIKAHGYICDVTDEAGIQQMVSQIESEVGVIDILVNNAGIIRRTPMLEMAAEDFRQVIDIDLNAPFIVSKAVLPSMIAKGHGKIINICSMMSELGRETVSAYAAAKGGLKMLTKNIASEFGEANIQCNGIGPGYIATPQTAPLRERQADGSRHPFDQFIIAKTPAARWGSTEDLAGPAVFLASDASNFVNGHILYVDGGILAYIGKQP; from the coding sequence ATGAAAGATATGTTTTCATTACAAGGAAAGATTGCCTTGATTACTGGGGCCTCCTACGGCATTGGTTTTGAAATTGCCAAAGCCTATGCCCAAGCAGGTGCAACCATTGTGTTTAATGACATTAACCAAGAATTAGTTGATAAAGGATTAGCAGCTTATCAAGAGTTGGGGATAAAAGCTCACGGTTACATTTGTGATGTGACTGATGAGGCTGGTATTCAACAGATGGTTAGTCAAATTGAATCAGAAGTAGGTGTTATTGATATTCTGGTCAATAATGCAGGTATTATTAGACGTACGCCTATGCTTGAAATGGCCGCAGAAGATTTTCGTCAAGTCATTGATATTGATTTAAATGCACCTTTTATTGTGTCAAAAGCAGTTTTGCCATCTATGATTGCAAAGGGACATGGTAAAATTATTAATATTTGTTCCATGATGAGCGAATTGGGACGTGAAACTGTTAGTGCCTACGCGGCGGCTAAAGGTGGCTTGAAAATGTTAACCAAAAATATAGCCTCTGAATTTGGAGAAGCTAATATTCAGTGTAATGGAATTGGTCCTGGCTACATTGCAACGCCACAAACAGCGCCATTGAGAGAGCGACAAGCAGACGGCAGCCGTCATCCTTTTGATCAATTTATCATTGCTAAAACACCCGCAGCTCGTTGGGGAAGCACTGAAGACCTAGCTGGACCAGCTGTTTTCTTAGCCAGCGATGCCAGTAACTTTGTTAACGGCCATATTCTTTATGTTGATGGTGGTATTTTAGCTTATATTGGAAAACAACCTTAA